The region GGCTCGCCCGTGTGGCGCCACGCCTCGTCCACCAGGTTGGTCGGATGAAGATGGGTATCGATAATCATCTTTGTCTCCTTCGGAAGGTCTTTGGGCGGCTTATTCTGCCGGTTCCAGAACGACGCCTTTGTCCCGCAGATAGGCCTCTGCCTCGGCCACGGATTTCGGCGGGGCGGTGGGCTCCAGCCCGATCATCCGGGCGGTGTTGTTGCCCAGATAATCCTCGAGCGTGTCCTCATCGAGGTTCAGGCCCTGCGGCGGCTCGTGGCACAGCACCTCAAGCAGGTTGATCCACATGCCCGGCTCGTTCGGCGGCGTGTCGGTGCCGAAGAGGATCTTGTGCTTGGGCAGTTCCTTCGCGAATTCGACGATCCGCGACTGCAGGCACCAGCCGCTTTCGGCGTAGACATTGGGTTCGTCCATCGCCATCTGGAACGGCTCGAAGGTGTAGACCCCGCCGGTCTGCACGCCGAAGTGCGCCAGGATGAAGTTCACCTCGGGGAATTCGCGGATGATCGGGATGAATTCCGTCGGGATCGAGTAGGGCCCGTCGCCGGTATGCACCTTGACCATGATGCCGAGGTCGGCGCAGACGCGCATGGCCGGGCGCAGCCAGTCCAGCGCCCGGTCGGGACGGTAGGCATGCATGTTGGCCTGCAACTGCACCATCTTGAAATCGAACTCTTTCACGTAGCGTTCGATTTCCTCGGCACCGTTCTGCGTGCCGTAGCGCGGATTGTAGACGAAGCAGCCGATGAAGCGGTCCGGGTGCTCGCAGACCATCTTCTCGGTATAGCCCATGTACTCCCGGATCGCGGCCTTGCCTTCTTTTTCGTGGATGCCGTGGGTGTAGATCGTGTTGCCCTGCGGCGGCTGGATGAACGCCTTGTCGACGCGACGGGGTTTGCCGTTCACGTAGAGCGGACCGTCCATCATCTTCAGCAGCCGCTCTCCGGTGAAGGGCTCGCCGTCATGGCGCCAGGCCAGATCGACGAGATCCGTCGGATAGCAACTCAGGTCGATAATCATGAGGAACCTCCTGGAACGAGGTGCCTGAATGCAATGCCGCCGCCGCCAGGAAGCGTCCCGAAGGACGTCGCGCGGGGACGGGCCCCGTCAGGGCCGATCCGGTTCGGGAAAGCGGGGAATGTGGACATCGCAGCCTCACCTCTCAATGGGTTGGTGAGCAATTGGCTGCGCTTCTACTCTGGTTCCAGCCTAGGGACGGGGTTAATCCAAGTCAATAAGAAAATCTCACAAACAATTGTTTATAATGAATAATCAACGACTGAAAGCGACCCGAGAGCGGATTGCGCGGGCCGCTTTTTTTCAGTACGGATCAGTGCGGAAAGGCCGTTAGTCCACCAGACAGGACGACAGCTTGCGCCCGATCTCGTCGCGATCCAGATCACGCCCGATGAACACGATCTTCGAGCGGCGCGTTTCGTCCTGCCAGGGGTGATCCGGGCGCAGGTCGAACAGCTGGTGCACCGCTTGCAGCACATAAAAGCGGTCGTCGCCCGCAACCGCCAGAATTCCCTTGGTGCGGAAGATCGCCGGGCCCTTCTCGTCCAGATAGTCGGTCAGCACCCGGTGCAGCTTGTCCAGCACGAAGGGCCGGTCGAAGGTCATACTGACCGAGGACACGGTCTCGTCGTGCAGGTGGCCGTGATGATGGTGGTGATGATGGTCGTGGTCATCCTCGCCATTCATGTCGATCTGCAGGATCTCGGCCCGCTCCTTGACATAGGAGGGCTGGAACCCGTTGACGTTGAGGATATTGTTCAGATCCACCACACCGAACTCCGAGCGGAGGATCTCGGCGGTCTGGTTCAGGCCGCGCAGGTCGCCTTCCAGCTTGGCCAGGCCGGCCTCGTTGGCAAGATCGACCTTGTTGACGATGATCCGGTCGGCGGCGACGATCTGGTCCACCGCCTGATTGTCGCGCCCGTCCAGCACCGGATCGTAAAGATGCTGGTCGATATGCTTGGCATCCACCAGCGTTACGATGGCGTCCAGATTGACCTCGTCCGCCACGCTGCGGTCGGCAAAGAACGCGGTCGCCACCGGCGTCGGATCGGCAAGGCCCGAGGTCTCGACGATGATGTGATCGAACTTGTCCTTCTGGGCCAAGAGCTTCTTCATCACGTCGATCAGGTCGTTGCGCACGTCGACGAAGCAGCAGATGCAGCCGTTCTGCATCTGGTAGATTTCCTCGTCCGAGGCCAGCACCAGATCGCTGTCCACGTCCACTTCGCCGAACTCGTTTTCGATCACCGCGATACGGTAGCCGTGCTTTTCGGTCAGGATGTAGTTCAGCAGCGTGGTTTTGCCCGACCCCAGGAACCCGGTCAGGATGGTGATCGGCAGCTTTTCCTTGGGGATCTCGTGAATGTTCATCATGATTGGCACTCCTTCTCGGCCAAGGCGTTCAGAATGTCTTCGGGGGTGATCGGGTAGTGGCGGAAGCGCACCCCGATGGCGTCGAAGATGGCGTTGGAAATGGCGGGGCCGATGGCGATGATCGGGTCTTCGCCAACCCCCTTGGCGCCCCATGGGCCGCCGGGATCGGGCGCCGCTTCAAGGATCACCGTGTCGATATCGGGCATGTCCATCGACAGCGGCATCTTGTAGTCGACCAGCCCCGCATTCAGCGAACGGCCGGTGCGGGTGTCGATGATGTAATCCTCGGTCAGGGTATGGCCGATGCCCTGCTGGATACCGCCTTCGATCTGGCCCGCGGCGGCAATCGGGTGGATCACCTTGCCGACGTCATGCACCGGCACGACCCGGTCCACAGTCACCAGCCCGGTTTCCGTGTCGACACTCGCCTCGACGAAATGCGCCGCGAAGGAATAGGACTTCGTCGGCTGGTAGGTGCCCCGGCCAAGGATATTGGCCGAGGGGATGCCCGGTGTCGGCCCCATCGCGTCGGCCACGGTCAGGCCCTGATCGGGGTTGTCGCGCCGGTAGATCCGGCCCTCGACGATATCCAGCGCATCGGCCGTGGTCTGCAGCATCCCGGCGGCGCGCTCCAGGATTCCGGCGCGGGCCTCGGCCGCCGCCATGCGGGTGGCGCTGCCCACTAGGTAGGTGGTGTGGCTGGCGAAGGCGCCGATATCCCAGGGCACCGCGTCGGTATCGCCATGCACCACGGACACGCTTTCGAAGGGCACGTTCAGCTCTTCGGCGGCGATCTGCGCCAGCGCGGTATGCGCTCCCGTGCCCAGCCCCGCCGCGCCGGTCATCAGCGTGACCGAGCCGTCCTCGTTGACCTTGACGATGGCGTTGCCCTGTTCCTTGATCCCGGGATAGGCTGAAGAGCCGTGCATCTCGCAGCCCAGTCCCCAGCCCTTGCGGACATGCGGCGCCGCCGGGTCGGGACAGCGCGTGCCCTGCCGCAGAGCCTGCCAGTCAAAGACCTTCGTGCCGTGGGCGATGCAGGTCTCCAGCCCGTGGCCAACGATGGGATGGCCCGAGGGCGCGATATCGCCCTCGCGCACGGCGTTCTTCAGCTTCAGCTCTGCCGGGTCCAGGCCCAGACGCTCTGCCGCCTCGTCCATCTGGATGTCGAGCGCATAGTAAGTCTGCACAACGCCATAGCCGCGAAACGCCCCTGCAATCGGGGTGTTCGTATAGACCGCGCGCCCGTTCAGGCGCAGGTTCTCGCAGCGATAGAGCGACGTGGCGGAATTGGTGCCGACCGTGGTGACGCCGGGGCTGTGCGACCCGTAGGCGCCCGAGTCGAAGACGATGCGCATATCGCGCGCCGTGATCGTGCCGTCCTTGCGAAAGCCCTGCTTCAACCACAGCTTGAACGGGTGGCGCGAGCGCCCGGCCAGGAAGGTTTCGCGCCGGGTGAATTCCATCCGCACCGGCTTGCGTGTCGCCCGGGCCAGCAGAGCACAGAGGAATTCGTGCTGAAAGCAGTCCTGCTTGGCGCCGAACCCGCCGCCCATGTGATCGACAAGCACCCGAACCTTGGTGCGCGGCAGGCCCAGAACCTCTGCCAGGATACCACGCACCATGAAAGAGCTTTGCGTCGAGGTCCAGAAGGTCAGCTTGCCGGACCCGTCCCAATCGGCAAGACAGACGTTGGGCTCCATGTAGCCGGGCACCGGACGGCCCCCGGAATATTCGCCCTCGAGAATGAAATCCGCCTCGGCAAAGCCCTTCTCGACATCGCCGCGCTCCACCTGCACCGGCTCCAGCACGAGGTTGCCGTCGGGGCCGTGATCGTGGATGCGGGGCGCATCCGGCGCCATCGCCGCTTCCGGGGTGAAGACCGCGGGCAGTTCCTCGTATTCGACCTCGATCAGGTCCAGCGCCTCGTCGGCGATCTCTTCGCTGATCGCAGCCACCGCGGCGACGCCCTCGCCCCAGAAGCGCACCCTGTCGTCGAGGATGTACTGGTCCTTCGTGCAGGAGATTGAGCGCGGATGCGGAGAGCCGTAGTGCAGCACGCGCGGCACGTCCTTGTGGGTCAGCACCGCCTTGACGCCGGGATAGGCCAGTGCCTTGCTGACATCGATGCGCTTGATCCGGGCATGGGCCACGTCCGAGCGCTTCATCTTGCCGTAGAGCATCCCCACCGGCTTCAGGTCGGCGACATAGACGCCTTCGCCGGTGACTTTCTCGATGACGTCCTCGCGCTTGACGCTTTTGCCGATGACGCTGAAATCGTTCTTAAGGGGTCCTGTGGGCTTGTTCATGCGGTTTCCTCCAGCGCGCGGGCGTTGCGGATATCCGCCGCGGCACTGCGCACGGCGTCGAAGATCTTGGTGTAGCCGGTGCAGCGACAAATATTGCCGCTCAGTCCAAAGCGGATCTCTGCGTCGCTGGGATCGGGATTTTCAGCCAGCAGTTGCTGCGCCATCATCAGGATGCCCGGCGTGCAGAAACCGCATTGCGAAGCACCGTGGCGCATGAAGGCCTCCTGCAGCGGGTGCAGGATCTCCATGCTTTTCTGCATGCCCTCGACGGTTTCGACCGTGCGGCCCTGCGCCTCGACCGCCAGCATCAGGCAGGCGTTGACCGGGGCGCCGTCGACGATCACGGTGCAGGCACCGCAATCGCCCACGTCGCAGCCCTTCTTGGTGCCGGTCAGCCCGACTTCCTCGCGCAGGGTATCCAGCAGCGACCGGTGCCCCTCTACCGCCACGCTATGGGGGTCTCCGTTGATGGTCAGGTCCACGATCTGTTTCATTGGCTCGCCTCCATTGCTTGCCTGAGGGCACGGCGGGTCAGGACGCCCACCATGTTGCGGCGGTAATCGGCGCTGGCGCGCACGTTGCTGATCGGTGTGCATTCGGCCATGGCCTGCGCGCCCGCCTGTGCGATCAGCGCATCGGTGATCCTGGCGCCCTTCAGCAAAGCCTCGGCGCCCGGCGCGCGCAGCACCGTCGGCCCCACGGCGCCAAGCGCGATCCGGGCATCGGTGCAGAGATCGCCGTCGCGCTCCAGACTGACCGCGACGCCGACCGTGGCCAGTTCCATCGCCTTCCGGCGCCCGTGCTTGAGGTAACTGCGCCCGCTGCCGGGGACCGGGGCCGGAAGCACGATGCCGGTGACGATATCGCCACGCTCCAGCCGCGTGCGCCCGGGGCCGGTAAAGAACTCGGCCAGGGGCATCCGGCGCATCCCCTTGGGTGTGTAGATGTGAATGATCGCACCATCCGCGAGCAGCGGCGGAATGGTATCGGCCGAAGGGGAGGCCCGGCAAATATTGCCGACCACAGTAGCCCGGTTGCGCACTTGGATCGAGGCCAGCAGCCGCAGCGCCTCGGCGAAATTCGGATAGGTCTGCTGCACCCCCGGCAGGATTTCCAGCTGCCGCGCGGTGATCAGCGCCCCGAAGGTCAGCCCGGTGCTCGGGTCCCAGGTGATGTCGGTCATGCCCGGGATCTTCTTGATGTTCACCACATCAGAGACATCCCGCAGCCTTTCGCGGATCTCGACGAAGAGGTCGGTGCCACCGGCAA is a window of Ponticoccus alexandrii DNA encoding:
- a CDS encoding amidohydrolase family protein, which gives rise to MIIDLSCYPTDLVDLAWRHDGEPFTGERLLKMMDGPLYVNGKPRRVDKAFIQPPQGNTIYTHGIHEKEGKAAIREYMGYTEKMVCEHPDRFIGCFVYNPRYGTQNGAEEIERYVKEFDFKMVQLQANMHAYRPDRALDWLRPAMRVCADLGIMVKVHTGDGPYSIPTEFIPIIREFPEVNFILAHFGVQTGGVYTFEPFQMAMDEPNVYAESGWCLQSRIVEFAKELPKHKILFGTDTPPNEPGMWINLLEVLCHEPPQGLNLDEDTLEDYLGNNTARMIGLEPTAPPKSVAEAEAYLRDKGVVLEPAE
- a CDS encoding CobW family GTP-binding protein, with the protein product MNIHEIPKEKLPITILTGFLGSGKTTLLNYILTEKHGYRIAVIENEFGEVDVDSDLVLASDEEIYQMQNGCICCFVDVRNDLIDVMKKLLAQKDKFDHIIVETSGLADPTPVATAFFADRSVADEVNLDAIVTLVDAKHIDQHLYDPVLDGRDNQAVDQIVAADRIIVNKVDLANEAGLAKLEGDLRGLNQTAEILRSEFGVVDLNNILNVNGFQPSYVKERAEILQIDMNGEDDHDHHHHHHHGHLHDETVSSVSMTFDRPFVLDKLHRVLTDYLDEKGPAIFRTKGILAVAGDDRFYVLQAVHQLFDLRPDHPWQDETRRSKIVFIGRDLDRDEIGRKLSSCLVD
- a CDS encoding xanthine dehydrogenase family protein molybdopterin-binding subunit, with the translated sequence MNKPTGPLKNDFSVIGKSVKREDVIEKVTGEGVYVADLKPVGMLYGKMKRSDVAHARIKRIDVSKALAYPGVKAVLTHKDVPRVLHYGSPHPRSISCTKDQYILDDRVRFWGEGVAAVAAISEEIADEALDLIEVEYEELPAVFTPEAAMAPDAPRIHDHGPDGNLVLEPVQVERGDVEKGFAEADFILEGEYSGGRPVPGYMEPNVCLADWDGSGKLTFWTSTQSSFMVRGILAEVLGLPRTKVRVLVDHMGGGFGAKQDCFQHEFLCALLARATRKPVRMEFTRRETFLAGRSRHPFKLWLKQGFRKDGTITARDMRIVFDSGAYGSHSPGVTTVGTNSATSLYRCENLRLNGRAVYTNTPIAGAFRGYGVVQTYYALDIQMDEAAERLGLDPAELKLKNAVREGDIAPSGHPIVGHGLETCIAHGTKVFDWQALRQGTRCPDPAAPHVRKGWGLGCEMHGSSAYPGIKEQGNAIVKVNEDGSVTLMTGAAGLGTGAHTALAQIAAEELNVPFESVSVVHGDTDAVPWDIGAFASHTTYLVGSATRMAAAEARAGILERAAGMLQTTADALDIVEGRIYRRDNPDQGLTVADAMGPTPGIPSANILGRGTYQPTKSYSFAAHFVEASVDTETGLVTVDRVVPVHDVGKVIHPIAAAGQIEGGIQQGIGHTLTEDYIIDTRTGRSLNAGLVDYKMPLSMDMPDIDTVILEAAPDPGGPWGAKGVGEDPIIAIGPAISNAIFDAIGVRFRHYPITPEDILNALAEKECQS
- a CDS encoding (2Fe-2S)-binding protein, whose protein sequence is MKQIVDLTINGDPHSVAVEGHRSLLDTLREEVGLTGTKKGCDVGDCGACTVIVDGAPVNACLMLAVEAQGRTVETVEGMQKSMEILHPLQEAFMRHGASQCGFCTPGILMMAQQLLAENPDPSDAEIRFGLSGNICRCTGYTKIFDAVRSAAADIRNARALEETA
- a CDS encoding FAD binding domain-containing protein; the encoded protein is MRRFAYHEPLTLEEASRLLVELGDKAHVLAGGTDLFVEIRERLRDVSDVVNIKKIPGMTDITWDPSTGLTFGALITARQLEILPGVQQTYPNFAEALRLLASIQVRNRATVVGNICRASPSADTIPPLLADGAIIHIYTPKGMRRMPLAEFFTGPGRTRLERGDIVTGIVLPAPVPGSGRSYLKHGRRKAMELATVGVAVSLERDGDLCTDARIALGAVGPTVLRAPGAEALLKGARITDALIAQAGAQAMAECTPISNVRASADYRRNMVGVLTRRALRQAMEASQ